From Candidatus Nanohalococcus occultus:
CGCGTAGATACTTAGCAAACAAACTATCTTTGCGTTCAACAGCGTATCCAAGCCTGATCAGGCTGGCAAACGCTTTCAGTTTTGCTTCCAGCTCCGAACTGTAATCTAAACCTCCGTATTCTTCATCAAGTTTCTGGATGCTGACTGTCTCACCTGTGACGCTGAGAACCTGGCTCTTACCACAGTCAATCTTCACCATTTCATCGAAGTTCGAACCATCTGTGTTCACAGGTTTCTCACTAATAACAGCTCTTGAACCCGAAATCTGTGCGGTAAGAAGGCCTGTAAATATTGAGAGGAAATGAACTGAGGTATCGTTTAATGAGCTTCCACTGTTGCTTCGCTGATATTCAAGGATTTGTACTCCGAAGTTGTTCTTGAATTCTCCCATAGTCGAGTGGAGTACATCCCATCCGTCATCGTCAGCCATGTTTCCAAAGTAGTCATCTGATTCCGTAAATTCGTCATCGATAACTTTCTCAGCTATTCTCTCAAGCTGTAGTTTCCCGTTTCCAAGCTCCTGAACAATGTTTTCGGCCAGACTCCAGCTCTCTGGTGTGTAAAAATAGTCTGGGATCAAGTGGAAGAAGATCCGGTAATCCGATGATGGGCTTCCTTCAATATTTCTCAGACCGAACTCTACCTGACACGGCTTACAGAGGATCTGGCTCTCTGGCTTTGAAGCTCCAAGATTCTTGAAGTTACTGAATCCTGACTGAAGGCCTGTATCGCTTTTGTTTGTCTCCATATCGCCTTTGTTTCCAAAAGTCGATCTATTACAGATGTTGCAGACTTTGCTCCGGCTTTTGCCAGTGTACTCATCGAAAACATCTGGCTGTTCAATTTTATGATCTGTAGAGTTCAGTACGATGAGATCGGAAAGGTAGGCCTTGATTTCTTTCTGGAACTCTCCCATAAGTTCTTCTTCAAGCTCCTGCTCGTCGATTTTATCCAGCAGTCTCTCGGAAAGGTTTTCGGCAAGCTTTACTGGTTCAAAATCTTCGACTTCTTTCCCATCTATCTCTGAGTTAAGGAATTCCTGGGCTATTGGAAGTGAGTAGTTCCACTTTCCTCCAGTAGTAAGCTCACTGTCTTGTTCATCGCTGATGTCCTGAAGTCTGGAAGCCGAGTCCTCTGCGTTAAAGATTTCGCCTAGAACTTCAAGACCGTCATTTAAACCCATTTCTTCGCTAAGTATTTCTTTGTAAAAAGTAGCCACTATACGCCCATAGCCGATAACTTTTCTTCCTTCCTCTATTTCTATACCTGAGATCTCTGAAGCAGTCTGAATGTCATTTATCATCGCATCTGTGGCGCTGTTATCACTTTCTGCGGCTCCGATACCTTTTACAACGAATCCCTTTGCTATGGTTTCAAGACCTGCGTAAAAGTAGTATTCTGGGCTTGCGTTGTATGATCCGAGCCGACCGCCTGTAATAGAATCGGAGAGTTTTACCGGGTTGGAGAAGTTATCATGTGCTTCCTTGATATCATCCATGAAATGTCCGAGAATTTCTTTGAAGACTTCTTCATCAAGTTCAATTTCTTCTTTCTCTTTCTCGGTTATGTATAGGCATCCATCACTGTAAATTGTTAGTAAAGGCCTTTCTTTTTCTTTCATGTACTGGGAGATCGACCGATTGATGATGTTGGTTAAGACACCTTTCTCTTCTCTTAACTGGTGGTGTCTGAACTCCAAATCTGTGAATTTTTCCTCCAGAACCTTTTGGCTTCTGCTACTTGCTGCGTCTTCTGGAGTTGGGCTTGAGGCTATGCTGTCAGCTAAACGGACAAAAGGCGACAGATTTCCGAACTCGGGTGAACGAGCAATTTTCGCATTCCACGATTTGTGAGAGGCCTTTACAGCAGAATAATAGGCTTCAGTGTTCAGATCACAGAACTCTTCCAGCCCAGAGTCTTCAACTATCTCAGTTACTAACCTCTTATCTACGTTGAACTCTTCCTCTGCGCCATCTACAGTCCTTAACTTGTGGATATCATGGACAACGAAAAGTGCGATACTTTTACGAAGTTTTGAATCAGAAAAATCTCTGTCAAGTTCTGTAAGCGTTC
This genomic window contains:
- the cas10d gene encoding type I-D CRISPR-associated protein Cas10d/Csc3, whose amino-acid sequence is MSNEEEFGMEDLVEQAMEVTLEYEEEKSSDILKEYYSIIDPKLRKMKWGYKPSKSVDFGKTDQSLLNHIRNGVTFLSQLQRTLTELDRDFSDSKLRKSIALFVVHDIHKLRTVDGAEEEFNVDKRLVTEIVEDSGLEEFCDLNTEAYYSAVKASHKSWNAKIARSPEFGNLSPFVRLADSIASSPTPEDAASSRSQKVLEEKFTDLEFRHHQLREEKGVLTNIINRSISQYMKEKERPLLTIYSDGCLYITEKEKEEIELDEEVFKEILGHFMDDIKEAHDNFSNPVKLSDSITGGRLGSYNASPEYYFYAGLETIAKGFVVKGIGAAESDNSATDAMINDIQTASEISGIEIEEGRKVIGYGRIVATFYKEILSEEMGLNDGLEVLGEIFNAEDSASRLQDISDEQDSELTTGGKWNYSLPIAQEFLNSEIDGKEVEDFEPVKLAENLSERLLDKIDEQELEEELMGEFQKEIKAYLSDLIVLNSTDHKIEQPDVFDEYTGKSRSKVCNICNRSTFGNKGDMETNKSDTGLQSGFSNFKNLGASKPESQILCKPCQVEFGLRNIEGSPSSDYRIFFHLIPDYFYTPESWSLAENIVQELGNGKLQLERIAEKVIDDEFTESDDYFGNMADDDGWDVLHSTMGEFKNNFGVQILEYQRSNSGSSLNDTSVHFLSIFTGLLTAQISGSRAVISEKPVNTDGSNFDEMVKIDCGKSQVLSVTGETVSIQKLDEEYGGLDYSSELEAKLKAFASLIRLGYAVERKDSLFAKYLRVCRNNELPGSKLLKMIVRDQGPENAGYHLREAEVVDKILGDTMTENKLDHLSELGYRIAIPKSYKAYAVERPFREAVKAVTKTDNDLGKEDYKNLVSGRLRKGLERTDQTFSKSKDDLDTEKGFGERIDEFADFFVDEIFYSLCDGKPGKMKRKSNNFADAYYSGILKRKNSGN